The DNA sequence GAACCATCAGCCCCGCGAGTTCCTCGATGCTCGTCCCCTCGCTCGTCGTCGGGGCCTCCTCCAACAGCAGCGCGAGCTGGTCCTCGTCGGGCCGTTCGATCAACCCCTCTCGCGAAACCAGTCCACGGAACTCCTCGGTGCCGTCCTCGTTTTTCACGACCGGCACCGACGAAAACCCGCGCTCTTGGAGGTATTCGAGCGCGTCGTCGCGCGACCCCGGCAGCTCGACGGTCACGAGCTCCGAGCGCGGCGTCATCGCGTCAGCGACTTTCATGCTCGCCGCGTACGACCTCCGAGACCTTGTACCCCCCGATCCGTTCCGTCGTCGGTCGTCGTCGCGTCCAGCAGGGGACCTCCCGTCCCGCCGCGTCCGAGTTAGCGGCAAAACCCACCCACGGAAACGACCTGCACCTGCATGGTATTGATATGAGGGGTGAGATAAATTCGGGTGTCAGTCCGAGAAGTTTATAAGCTACGCTACCGATTGTCACATCATGTCCACGAAAGCGACTCCGGCGTCCGCTGTGGATGGCGAGCACGAGGTCATGGCCTCGATAGACGACGCGCCCGACGAGCAGCGCGTCATTATTGCCGACGTGACGATGGAGGGTGCGTGGCTCTCCATGCCCCTTCGTGACGCCGCATCGCTTCCGGACTGGCGGTAAGGATACGCTTTTCCCGTTCCCGTTCGTTGCCCACTCCCATGCAGTACCGCGAGGTCCATACGAAACGAGAGTTCGTCGCCCGGATGGAGACCGGCGCAGACTGGCGTGAGGAGCTAGAGAGCCTCGCCGAGGAGGCCGAGATCGATGCGGGCTTCTTCTACGCGCTCGGCGCGGTTCAGGACGCCGAGGTCCACTTCTACGACCAGCGCGAGAAGGCCTACGATGCCGTGACGTTCGAGGAACCCCTCGAAGTCGCCGCCTGTATGGGGAACGTCTCGTGGCTCGACGCAGAGCGCTTCGCACATACTCACGCGGTGCTCTCGCGACCCAGCGGGCAGGCGATCGCGGGCCATCTCGACTCCGGGACCGTCTTCGCCGGCGAGTGTTACATGCGCGAGTTCGACGAGGATCTCGTCCGTAAACCCGACACGACCACCGGGCTGGACCTCTGGCTGTAGATGCACGGGGAGGACGAACGCTACTTCGAGCGGATCGAGTCCCGGCTCGACGAGGCGTTCGACCGGGCCGAGCGGGCTCGATCGAACGGCGGCGATCCCCGGCCCGAGGTCGAGATCCCCGTCGCCAAGGACATGGCCGACCGGGTCGAGAACATCCTCGGAATTTCGGGGGTCGCAGAGCGGGTTCGCGAACTCGAAGAACGGATGAGCCGCGAGGAGGCCGCGCTGGCGCTGGCCGAGGACTTCGCCGAGGGGCGAGTGGGTGAGTACGAGACCAAGGACGGCAAGATCGAGGGAGCGGTCAGGACTGCGGTCGCCCTCCTGACCGAGGGCGTGGTCGCCGCGCCCATCGAGGGGATCGACCGGGTCGAGCTGCTGGAAAACGACGACGGCACCGACTGCGTGCGGGTCTTCTACGCCGGCCCCATCCGGTCTGCGGGCGGGACCGCACAGGCGCTGTCCGTCCTCGTCGCCGACTACACCCGCGCGCTGCTCGGCGTCTCGGAGTACCAGGCCCGCGACGACGAAGTCGAGCGCTACGCCGAGGAGGTCGGACTCTACGACAAAACGACCGGACTCCAGTACTCGCCCAAAGATAAAGAAACGAAGTTCATCGCCCGGCACTGCCCGATCATGCTCGACGGGGAGTCGACGGGTGACGCCGAGGTCTCGGGCTTTCGCGATCTGGAGCGAGTGGGAACGAACAACCCCCGTGGCGGGATGTGTCTGGTCCTCGCGGAGGGAATCGCGCTCAAGGCCCCGAAGATCCAACGGTACACCCGCGAGCTCGACGAGGTCGATTGGCCCTGGCTGCAGGATTTGATCGACGGTACGATCGGAGAGGACGAGGACGGCGGCGAGGGAGACGGCGACGAGACCGAACCGGCCGACGGGGACGAACCCGAACCGGACACCGACGCTCCGGACGGCCCGCCGCGGGTCGAGCCCGCGACGAAGTTCCTCAGGGACCTGATCGCCGGCCGGCCCGTCTTCTCACACCCCTCCCGGCCGGGCGGGTTTCGCCTGCGCTACGGCCGCGCGCGAAATCACGGCTTCGCCACCGGCGGGATCCACCCGGCGACGATGCATATCGTCGACGACTTCCTCGCGACGGGCACCCAGATCAAGACCGAACGCCCCGGGAAGGCCCACGGGATCGTCCC is a window from the Halalkalicoccus subterraneus genome containing:
- a CDS encoding DUF7556 family protein; translated protein: MSTKATPASAVDGEHEVMASIDDAPDEQRVIIADVTMEGAWLSMPLRDAASLPDWR
- a CDS encoding PPC domain-containing DNA-binding protein, whose translation is MQYREVHTKREFVARMETGADWREELESLAEEAEIDAGFFYALGAVQDAEVHFYDQREKAYDAVTFEEPLEVAACMGNVSWLDAERFAHTHAVLSRPSGQAIAGHLDSGTVFAGECYMREFDEDLVRKPDTTTGLDLWL